From Equus przewalskii isolate Varuska chromosome 28, EquPr2, whole genome shotgun sequence, a single genomic window includes:
- the IDO1 gene encoding LOW QUALITY PROTEIN: indoleamine 2,3-dioxygenase 1 (The sequence of the model RefSeq protein was modified relative to this genomic sequence to represent the inferred CDS: inserted 2 bases in 1 codon) — translation MAHDKASPVESSWKIDEEYHIDEDVGFALPNPLEELPHPYDDWISIAKNLPALIEKDQLRAEVEKLKMLSIDDLQGHKSQRLAHLALGYITMAYVWNKGDGDICKVLPSNIAIPYCRLSEKLGLPPILVYADCVLANWKKKDPSGPMTYENMDILFSFPGGDCGKGFFLISLLVELAAASAIKEIPIIFKAVQHQDQDTLQKALIDITSCLRNALEVFHQIHDYVDPKEFFGILRIYLSGWKGNPQLSXGLLYEGVWDTPKKFAGGSAAQSSIFQCFDVLLGVKQSAGEKSAAEFLQEMRTYMPPAHQNFLRSLESGPSVREFVLSEGNDSLQAAYNDCVKAMVSLRSYHLQIVTKYIVIPAHQQSMKNQTPEELSEKENKGTGGTDVMQFLKSVRRTTEIALLKEE, via the exons ATGGCACATGATAAGGCATCTCCAGTGGAAAGTTCTTGGAAAATTGATGAAGAATACCACATAGATGAAGATGTGGGCTTTGCTCTGCCAAATCCACTG GAGGAACTACCTCACCCTTATGATGACTGGATTTCCATTGCTAAAAATCTGCCAGCACTGATTGAGAAGGACCAGTTACGTGCAGAAGTTGAGAAG TTAAAGATGCTCAGCATTGATGACCTCCAAGGGCACAAGTCGCAGCGCCTGGCACATCTGGCCCTGGGGTATATCACCATGGCATATGTATGGAATAAAGGTGATGGAGATATCTGTAAG GTCCTGCCAAGCAATATTGCTATTCCTTACTGCAGACTCTCTGAGAAGCTGGGACTGCCTCCTATTCTGGTTTATGCAGACTGCGTCTTGGCCAACTGGAAGAAAAAGGATCCCAGCGG GCCCATGACTTATGA gAACATGGACATTCTGTTCTCATTTCCTGGTGGGGACTGCGGTAAAGGATTCTTCCTGATTTCTTTACTGGTGGAACTAGCAGCTGCTTCTGCAATCAAA gaaattccgATTATATTCAAAGCAGTACAACATCAGGACCAGGACACTTTGCAAAAGGCACTGATTGATATAACTTCTTGTCTACGCAACGCCCTTGAAGTGTTTCACCAAATTCATG ACTACGTGGACCCAAAAGAATTTTTTGGTATTCTTCGCATATACTTGTCTGG CTGGAAAGGCAACCCCCAGCTGTC AGGTCTGCTCTATGAAGGCGTCTGGGACACCCCAAAGAAGTTCGCTGGGGGCAGTGCAGCCCAAAGCAGCATCTTTCAGTGCTTCGATGTTCTGCTGGGGGTCAAGCAGAGTGCTGGTGAAA AATCTGCTGCTGAATTCCTCCAGGAAATGAGAACATATATGCCACCAGCTCACCAAAACTTTCTTCGCTCATTAGAGTCAGGCCCCTCAGTCCGTGAGTTTGTCCTTTCAGAAGGTAATGATAGCCTGCAGGCAGCTTATAATGACTGTGTGAAAGCTATGGTCTCCCTGAGAAGCTACCATTTGCAAATAGTTACTAAGTACATTGTGATTCCTGCACACCAGCAGTCCATGAAAAACCAAACACCTGAAGAgctatcagaaaaggaaaataaaggaactgGAGGCACTGATGTCATGCAATTCCTAAAGTCTGTAAGAAGAACAACTGAGATCGCCTTATTGAAGGAAGAATAA